One genomic segment of Hymenobacter psoromatis includes these proteins:
- a CDS encoding LysR family transcriptional regulator — translation MLSHPHEIFLEVAQRLSFTKAGQALFISQSAVSKQVKALEEHYKTGLFERLGGSVQLTPAGQKLYQKLLQAKQLQQELQQEMSELSPAFAPAVHLLIGASTTISLYVLPPVVAAYLRQHPHHQLSLKNRNSDNILKALLDHEIELGIIEGIHKVSNVTYTPLLTDAVVAVCAADNPLAGRELIVSDLLSVPLALREVGSGTLAVLEEALARHHIRLAALPVRVRLGGTEALKNFVRVETTCLAFLPRQAVVKELASGELVEVIIKDLPLKRQFSFIQRRGTENNGPYRDFLRFTQRYYAGKE, via the coding sequence ATGCTTTCCCACCCCCACGAAATATTTCTAGAAGTGGCCCAGCGCCTGAGCTTTACCAAGGCTGGGCAGGCGCTGTTTATCAGCCAGTCGGCGGTGAGCAAGCAGGTAAAGGCGCTGGAAGAGCACTACAAAACCGGCCTCTTCGAGCGGCTGGGCGGTAGCGTGCAGCTGACCCCGGCCGGGCAGAAGCTGTACCAAAAGCTCTTGCAGGCCAAACAGTTGCAGCAGGAATTGCAGCAAGAGATGAGCGAGCTGAGCCCGGCCTTCGCGCCGGCTGTGCATTTGCTTATCGGGGCCAGTACCACCATCTCGCTCTACGTGCTACCCCCCGTGGTGGCGGCCTACCTGCGCCAGCACCCGCACCACCAGCTCAGCCTCAAAAATCGGAATAGTGATAATATTCTGAAAGCCCTGCTCGACCACGAAATCGAGTTGGGCATCATCGAAGGCATTCATAAAGTCAGCAATGTGACTTACACGCCCCTACTCACCGATGCCGTGGTGGCGGTGTGCGCCGCCGACAACCCACTGGCCGGCCGCGAACTGATAGTCAGCGACTTGCTGAGCGTGCCGCTGGCCCTGCGCGAGGTGGGCTCCGGCACGCTGGCCGTGTTGGAAGAAGCGCTGGCGCGGCACCACATCCGGCTGGCCGCCCTGCCCGTGCGGGTGCGCCTGGGCGGCACCGAGGCGCTGAAGAATTTCGTGCGGGTCGAGACAACCTGCCTGGCTTTCTTACCCCGCCAAGCAGTGGTGAAGGAGTTGGCTAGCGGTGAGCTGGTAGAGGTGATAATTAAAGATTTGCCCTTAAAAAGGCAGTTCAGCTTCATTCAGCGCCGGGGTACGGAAAACAACGGGCCTTACCGCGATTTTCTGCGCTTCACCCAACGCTACTATGCCGGTAAGGAATAG
- a CDS encoding threonine synthase: protein MNSVATLPLSRIQALHCAQCGTEYSAFQPQAVSACCKQPLVAAYDLREPLSRKAGINLSDKSMWRYGALLPLLDEANKVTLGEGMTPLLALPRLAGHYGLNNLLLKDEGQNPTGSFKARGLSMAISKAKELGTTGCIIPTAGNAGVAMAAYCARGGLGATVVMPRHTPEAFKEECYWYGARVELVDGLISDCGARVRQLNAGGELLDISTLKEPYRLEGKKTMGYEIAEQLNWQLPNVLLYPAGGGTGLIGIWKAFQEMKALGWLAPETPLPRMVAVQAENCCPLLETYLGHQPNCHNYQGRPTLANGLAVPHPLGEPQMLQVLRESHGTVVAVSEEDMLKGMRELGRYEGLFVAPEGGAVWMAARHLLAQGWLKADERILLLNTGNAQKYMTNVAGRAEA from the coding sequence ATGAACTCCGTCGCCACCTTACCCCTCTCGCGCATTCAAGCCCTGCACTGCGCCCAATGCGGCACCGAATACTCAGCTTTCCAGCCGCAGGCTGTGTCGGCCTGCTGCAAGCAGCCACTCGTGGCCGCCTACGACCTGCGCGAGCCGCTGAGCCGTAAGGCTGGTATCAACCTGTCCGACAAATCGATGTGGCGCTACGGTGCGCTTCTACCCCTGCTCGACGAGGCCAACAAGGTAACCCTGGGCGAGGGCATGACGCCCCTGCTGGCCCTACCCCGGCTGGCGGGTCATTATGGCCTCAATAACCTGCTGCTCAAGGATGAAGGCCAAAATCCGACCGGCTCTTTCAAGGCCCGTGGCTTGAGCATGGCCATTTCCAAAGCCAAGGAGCTGGGTACCACCGGCTGCATCATTCCCACGGCTGGCAACGCAGGAGTAGCGATGGCCGCCTACTGCGCCCGCGGCGGCCTGGGCGCTACCGTGGTCATGCCCCGCCACACGCCGGAGGCGTTCAAGGAGGAATGCTATTGGTACGGCGCGCGGGTGGAGCTGGTAGACGGTCTCATTAGCGACTGCGGGGCCCGCGTGCGCCAGCTCAACGCCGGCGGCGAATTGCTCGACATCTCGACCCTCAAGGAGCCCTACCGGCTCGAAGGCAAGAAGACGATGGGCTACGAAATCGCGGAGCAGCTCAACTGGCAGCTGCCCAACGTGCTGCTCTACCCCGCCGGCGGCGGCACCGGCCTCATCGGTATCTGGAAAGCTTTTCAGGAAATGAAAGCCCTGGGTTGGCTCGCGCCCGAAACCCCGCTGCCGCGCATGGTGGCCGTGCAGGCCGAAAACTGCTGCCCGCTGCTCGAAACTTATCTCGGCCATCAGCCCAACTGCCACAACTACCAGGGCCGCCCCACGCTGGCCAACGGCTTGGCCGTGCCGCACCCTCTGGGCGAGCCGCAGATGCTGCAAGTGCTCCGCGAGTCGCACGGCACGGTAGTGGCTGTCAGCGAAGAAGATATGCTGAAAGGCATGCGCGAGCTGGGCCGCTACGAGGGCCTTTTCGTAGCCCCCGAGGGCGGGGCCGTGTGGATGGCCGCCCGCCACCTGCTGGCCCAGGGCTGGCTGAAAGCCGACGAGCGCATCCTGCTCCTGAACACCGGCAACGCCCAGAAATACATGACTAACGTGGCCGGCCGGGCGGAGGCGTAG
- a CDS encoding polysaccharide deacetylase family protein yields the protein MRILHVLSANFFAGSVAYAVALAEAHHREGHQVWLASDAAALPTVAAQVQLPISQRKYGQRLRNIQALRHLVKAHQIDVVHAHSRAASWVSYFALKGLVVPLVSTVHGRQHLHTSTSLFDIYGQKVIAICENLAEHLREEVQMDPAKIVVVPNGVAFTPTTTEGSCEVPRLAFIGRFNGPKGERAAALLQHVFPPLLAEFPLLRVALIGGEMEQLPDAGKTALAQLQSQHGERVEVIGFTDDVAGWLLKTDLIIGAGRVAMEGLGAGRAVLALGEALYVGPVSLENYAEAAASNFGDISAQVGGVRQFDPAPVLADARAFLARPHRVAPALAAQVRHDYDLARVAARVLGVYESARMARAVPAFIPVLMYHKIPDAPIATKHQIFVTKENFAKHLVYFKSHNISPITFRDYQDFASGRRPLAEFPKRPIMLTFDDGYTDNYTNLLPLMQQYGYRGVLYLLGDFEVRHNQWDLAVDSAEPRADIMNETQKRAFVAAGWEIGAHTQTHPRLATLPPAEAAAEISQSKAELERRLGIEIQTFAYPYGDFSSETKRLVAEAGFRYAVATDSGGLCLEDDRMQIFRINMFPHETGSSLFKKTSSWYRRYYRWKRKK from the coding sequence ATGCGCATCCTGCACGTTCTGTCCGCTAATTTCTTTGCCGGTTCCGTAGCCTACGCCGTGGCCCTGGCCGAGGCCCACCACCGCGAAGGCCACCAGGTTTGGCTGGCCTCCGACGCGGCAGCCCTACCCACCGTAGCGGCGCAGGTACAGCTACCCATCAGCCAGCGCAAATACGGCCAGCGGCTGCGCAATATCCAGGCGCTGCGCCACTTGGTAAAAGCCCATCAGATTGACGTAGTGCACGCCCACTCGCGGGCCGCGAGCTGGGTCAGCTACTTCGCTCTCAAGGGCTTGGTGGTGCCGCTGGTGAGTACCGTGCACGGCCGCCAGCACTTGCACACGTCCACTTCGCTGTTTGATATTTATGGCCAGAAGGTCATCGCCATTTGCGAAAACCTGGCCGAGCACCTGCGGGAAGAAGTGCAGATGGACCCGGCCAAAATTGTGGTGGTGCCGAATGGAGTGGCGTTTACGCCAACGACTACAGAAGGGTCCTGTGAGGTGCCCCGCCTGGCGTTCATTGGCCGCTTCAACGGCCCGAAAGGTGAGCGGGCCGCCGCGCTGCTCCAACACGTTTTTCCGCCGCTGCTGGCTGAGTTTCCGTTGCTGCGAGTAGCCCTCATCGGTGGGGAAATGGAGCAGCTGCCCGACGCCGGTAAAACGGCCCTCGCGCAACTGCAAAGCCAACATGGCGAGCGGGTGGAAGTCATTGGCTTTACCGATGACGTGGCGGGTTGGCTCCTGAAAACTGACCTTATTATCGGGGCCGGGCGCGTGGCAATGGAAGGCCTGGGCGCGGGCCGCGCCGTGCTGGCGCTGGGCGAAGCGCTCTATGTGGGGCCGGTTTCGTTGGAAAACTACGCCGAGGCGGCCGCCTCCAACTTCGGCGACATCTCGGCCCAAGTAGGGGGGGTAAGACAATTCGACCCCGCGCCGGTGCTGGCCGATGCGCGGGCCTTTCTGGCTCGGCCGCACCGGGTAGCGCCGGCCCTGGCGGCGCAGGTGCGCCACGACTACGACCTGGCGCGGGTGGCGGCGCGGGTGCTTGGCGTGTACGAGTCGGCGCGCATGGCGCGAGCCGTGCCGGCGTTTATTCCGGTGCTCATGTACCACAAAATCCCCGACGCACCCATCGCCACCAAGCACCAGATTTTTGTCACGAAGGAAAATTTCGCGAAGCACCTGGTGTATTTCAAAAGCCACAATATCAGTCCAATAACCTTCCGTGATTACCAGGATTTTGCCAGCGGCCGGCGCCCACTGGCCGAGTTTCCCAAGCGGCCCATCATGCTGACATTTGACGACGGCTACACTGATAATTACACTAACCTGCTGCCGCTCATGCAGCAATACGGCTACCGCGGCGTGCTCTACCTGCTCGGCGATTTTGAGGTGCGCCACAACCAGTGGGACCTCGCCGTGGACTCCGCCGAGCCCCGTGCCGATATCATGAACGAAACCCAGAAGCGTGCTTTCGTGGCTGCTGGCTGGGAAATCGGCGCGCACACCCAAACGCACCCGCGCCTGGCTACCCTACCCCCCGCCGAAGCCGCAGCTGAAATCAGCCAGAGCAAAGCTGAATTAGAACGACGGTTAGGAATTGAGATTCAGACTTTTGCCTACCCCTACGGCGATTTTAGCTCCGAAACTAAGCGCCTCGTGGCCGAGGCCGGCTTCCGCTACGCCGTGGCCACCGACAGTGGCGGCCTGTGCCTGGAAGACGACCGGATGCAAATTTTTCGCATCAACATGTTTCCGCACGAAACGGGCAGCAGCCTGTTCAAAAAAACGTCTTCCTGGTACCGCCGCTACTACCGTTGGAAGCGGAAAAAATAA